A genome region from Euphorbia lathyris chromosome 4, ddEupLath1.1, whole genome shotgun sequence includes the following:
- the LOC136226716 gene encoding F-box/LRR-repeat protein At5g02910-like isoform X2 produces MSKKNKRVKLQSKEEDRISYLPDSLVQHILSFLPSTKDAIHTTLLSKRWHNQWTRVPSSSSIPLVCLSKNSLDSSIIHYFSVTAPRSRNSTCKQYRLPEFLFKHASLVKLHTYDCNFVSMPNGSISWGNLKALNIEHCHLPSKAIENILRGSPSLESLELVSNTSISDEYVIVSNSLKKLVLKDFWSVRLQISWTNLEEFNLFGIVFTWNHPNLMNCPSLICANVDFECDEVFMGVDIEIISHFQRVKELKFGSQFIKILSALNLEGHLSPLLLNNKFLTLDRPNFEEHSGGIECALRIYHVLEKLVITLPFYKSQRTTNLPDLNGSGENYWNSNREVFDCLASHLKIIEINGLCESDDKCKYVLNFIEFLLKSVRVLEKLVVILKDGGKDFVIQVSKKLLDFPRCSQHATVKLLCSN; encoded by the exons ATGAGTAAGAAAAACAAGAGAGTGAAGTTGCAGTCCAAAGAGGAAGATCGCATTAGTTATTTGCCGGACTCTCTAGTTCAACATATCCTCTCCTTCTTGCCATCAACCAAAGATGCAATTCATACTACCCTTTTATCCAAGAGATGGCATAATCAATGGACTCGGGTTCCGTCCTCATCTTCCATTCCGCTGGTATGCCTATCAAAAAATTCTCTAGATTCGTCGATTATACACTACTTCTCTGTGACTGCTCCAAGATCAAGAAATTCCACATGCAAACAG TACAGGTTGCCAGAATTTCTTTTCAAGCATGCTTCCTTGGTTAAACTACATACGTATGATTGTAATTTTGTTTCCATGCCTAATGGGAGTATAAGTTGGGGAAATCTCAAGGCATTGAATATAGAACATTGTCATTTGCCCTCTAAAGCCATTGAAAATATTCTAAGAGGGAGTCCATCACTTGAATCCTTGGAATTAGTCTCCAATACTTCGATAAGTGATGAATATGTTATTGTTTCCAATTCGTTGAAAAAATTGGTCTTGAAAGATTTTTGGTCTGTTCGTCTTCAAATTTCTTGGACAAATCTTGAGGAATTCAACCTTTTTGGTATTGTTTTTACTTGGAACCACCCTAATTTAATGAATTGTCCATCTTTAATATGTGCTAATGTTGATTTTGAGTGTGATGAAGTATTTATGGGTGTTGATATTGAGATTATATCACACTTTCAGCGTGTCAAAGAGTTGAAATTTGGTAGCCAGTTTATCAAG ATACTCTCAGCTCTTAATTTGGAAGGTCACCTATCTCCTCTGTTGTTGAACAACAAATTCTTAACTTTAGACCGTCCTAATTTTGAAGAACATTCTGGTGGAATCGAATGTGCACTTCGCATTTACCATGTGCTTGAGAAATTAGTTATAACGTTGCCATTTTACAag TCTCAAAGGACAACAAATCTTCCTGATCTGAATGGTTCTGGTGAGAATTATTGGAATTCAAACAGAGAAGTTTTTGATTGTCTGGCTTCACATCTAAAGATCATTGAGATTAATGGTCTATGCGAAAGTGATGATAAATGTAAGTATGTTCTCAATTTCATTGAGTTTCTTCTCAAGAGTGTAAGAGTACTAGAAAAGTTGGTTGTGATATTAAAAGATGGTGGAAAAGATTTTGTGATTCAAGTTTCTAAAAAATTGCTGGACTTTCCAAGGTGTTCTCAACATGCTACGGTGAAGTTGTTATGTTCTAATTAG
- the LOC136226716 gene encoding uncharacterized protein isoform X3, translated as MSKKNKRVKLQSKEEDRISYLPDSLVQHILSFLPSTKDAIHTTLLSKRWHNQWTRVPSSSSIPLVCLSKNSLDSSIIHYFSVTAPRSRNSTCKQRVKELKFGSQFIKILSALNLEGHLSPLLLNNKFLTLDRPNFEEHSGGIECALRIYHVLEKLVITLPFYKSQRTTNLPDLNGSGENYWNSNREVFDCLASHLKIIEINGLCESDDKCKYVLNFIEFLLKSVRVLEKLVVILKDGGKDFVIQVSKKLLDFPRCSQHATVKLLCSN; from the exons ATGAGTAAGAAAAACAAGAGAGTGAAGTTGCAGTCCAAAGAGGAAGATCGCATTAGTTATTTGCCGGACTCTCTAGTTCAACATATCCTCTCCTTCTTGCCATCAACCAAAGATGCAATTCATACTACCCTTTTATCCAAGAGATGGCATAATCAATGGACTCGGGTTCCGTCCTCATCTTCCATTCCGCTGGTATGCCTATCAAAAAATTCTCTAGATTCGTCGATTATACACTACTTCTCTGTGACTGCTCCAAGATCAAGAAATTCCACATGCAAACAG CGTGTCAAAGAGTTGAAATTTGGTAGCCAGTTTATCAAG ATACTCTCAGCTCTTAATTTGGAAGGTCACCTATCTCCTCTGTTGTTGAACAACAAATTCTTAACTTTAGACCGTCCTAATTTTGAAGAACATTCTGGTGGAATCGAATGTGCACTTCGCATTTACCATGTGCTTGAGAAATTAGTTATAACGTTGCCATTTTACAag TCTCAAAGGACAACAAATCTTCCTGATCTGAATGGTTCTGGTGAGAATTATTGGAATTCAAACAGAGAAGTTTTTGATTGTCTGGCTTCACATCTAAAGATCATTGAGATTAATGGTCTATGCGAAAGTGATGATAAATGTAAGTATGTTCTCAATTTCATTGAGTTTCTTCTCAAGAGTGTAAGAGTACTAGAAAAGTTGGTTGTGATATTAAAAGATGGTGGAAAAGATTTTGTGATTCAAGTTTCTAAAAAATTGCTGGACTTTCCAAGGTGTTCTCAACATGCTACGGTGAAGTTGTTATGTTCTAATTAG
- the LOC136226716 gene encoding F-box/FBD/LRR-repeat protein At2g04230-like isoform X4 gives MSKKNKRVKLQSKEEDRISYLPDSLVQHILSFLPSTKDAIHTTLLSKRWHNQWTRVPSSSSIPLRVKELKFGSQFIKILSALNLEGHLSPLLLNNKFLTLDRPNFEEHSGGIECALRIYHVLEKLVITLPFYKSQRTTNLPDLNGSGENYWNSNREVFDCLASHLKIIEINGLCESDDKCKYVLNFIEFLLKSVRVLEKLVVILKDGGKDFVIQVSKKLLDFPRCSQHATVKLLCSN, from the exons ATGAGTAAGAAAAACAAGAGAGTGAAGTTGCAGTCCAAAGAGGAAGATCGCATTAGTTATTTGCCGGACTCTCTAGTTCAACATATCCTCTCCTTCTTGCCATCAACCAAAGATGCAATTCATACTACCCTTTTATCCAAGAGATGGCATAATCAATGGACTCGGGTTCCGTCCTCATCTTCCATTCCGCTG CGTGTCAAAGAGTTGAAATTTGGTAGCCAGTTTATCAAG ATACTCTCAGCTCTTAATTTGGAAGGTCACCTATCTCCTCTGTTGTTGAACAACAAATTCTTAACTTTAGACCGTCCTAATTTTGAAGAACATTCTGGTGGAATCGAATGTGCACTTCGCATTTACCATGTGCTTGAGAAATTAGTTATAACGTTGCCATTTTACAag TCTCAAAGGACAACAAATCTTCCTGATCTGAATGGTTCTGGTGAGAATTATTGGAATTCAAACAGAGAAGTTTTTGATTGTCTGGCTTCACATCTAAAGATCATTGAGATTAATGGTCTATGCGAAAGTGATGATAAATGTAAGTATGTTCTCAATTTCATTGAGTTTCTTCTCAAGAGTGTAAGAGTACTAGAAAAGTTGGTTGTGATATTAAAAGATGGTGGAAAAGATTTTGTGATTCAAGTTTCTAAAAAATTGCTGGACTTTCCAAGGTGTTCTCAACATGCTACGGTGAAGTTGTTATGTTCTAATTAG
- the LOC136226716 gene encoding putative F-box/LRR-repeat protein At5g02700 isoform X1 — translation MSKKNKRVKLQSKEEDRISYLPDSLVQHILSFLPSTKDAIHTTLLSKRWHNQWTRVPSSSSIPLVCLSKNSLDSSIIHYFSVTAPRSRNSTCKQQYRLPEFLFKHASLVKLHTYDCNFVSMPNGSISWGNLKALNIEHCHLPSKAIENILRGSPSLESLELVSNTSISDEYVIVSNSLKKLVLKDFWSVRLQISWTNLEEFNLFGIVFTWNHPNLMNCPSLICANVDFECDEVFMGVDIEIISHFQRVKELKFGSQFIKILSALNLEGHLSPLLLNNKFLTLDRPNFEEHSGGIECALRIYHVLEKLVITLPFYKSQRTTNLPDLNGSGENYWNSNREVFDCLASHLKIIEINGLCESDDKCKYVLNFIEFLLKSVRVLEKLVVILKDGGKDFVIQVSKKLLDFPRCSQHATVKLLCSN, via the exons ATGAGTAAGAAAAACAAGAGAGTGAAGTTGCAGTCCAAAGAGGAAGATCGCATTAGTTATTTGCCGGACTCTCTAGTTCAACATATCCTCTCCTTCTTGCCATCAACCAAAGATGCAATTCATACTACCCTTTTATCCAAGAGATGGCATAATCAATGGACTCGGGTTCCGTCCTCATCTTCCATTCCGCTGGTATGCCTATCAAAAAATTCTCTAGATTCGTCGATTATACACTACTTCTCTGTGACTGCTCCAAGATCAAGAAATTCCACATGCAAACAG CAGTACAGGTTGCCAGAATTTCTTTTCAAGCATGCTTCCTTGGTTAAACTACATACGTATGATTGTAATTTTGTTTCCATGCCTAATGGGAGTATAAGTTGGGGAAATCTCAAGGCATTGAATATAGAACATTGTCATTTGCCCTCTAAAGCCATTGAAAATATTCTAAGAGGGAGTCCATCACTTGAATCCTTGGAATTAGTCTCCAATACTTCGATAAGTGATGAATATGTTATTGTTTCCAATTCGTTGAAAAAATTGGTCTTGAAAGATTTTTGGTCTGTTCGTCTTCAAATTTCTTGGACAAATCTTGAGGAATTCAACCTTTTTGGTATTGTTTTTACTTGGAACCACCCTAATTTAATGAATTGTCCATCTTTAATATGTGCTAATGTTGATTTTGAGTGTGATGAAGTATTTATGGGTGTTGATATTGAGATTATATCACACTTTCAGCGTGTCAAAGAGTTGAAATTTGGTAGCCAGTTTATCAAG ATACTCTCAGCTCTTAATTTGGAAGGTCACCTATCTCCTCTGTTGTTGAACAACAAATTCTTAACTTTAGACCGTCCTAATTTTGAAGAACATTCTGGTGGAATCGAATGTGCACTTCGCATTTACCATGTGCTTGAGAAATTAGTTATAACGTTGCCATTTTACAag TCTCAAAGGACAACAAATCTTCCTGATCTGAATGGTTCTGGTGAGAATTATTGGAATTCAAACAGAGAAGTTTTTGATTGTCTGGCTTCACATCTAAAGATCATTGAGATTAATGGTCTATGCGAAAGTGATGATAAATGTAAGTATGTTCTCAATTTCATTGAGTTTCTTCTCAAGAGTGTAAGAGTACTAGAAAAGTTGGTTGTGATATTAAAAGATGGTGGAAAAGATTTTGTGATTCAAGTTTCTAAAAAATTGCTGGACTTTCCAAGGTGTTCTCAACATGCTACGGTGAAGTTGTTATGTTCTAATTAG